The genomic window GGGTTTCCTTAAGTCTCACATATTTTACAAAGGAATATACAGGTTTTTCTATACTTTTCCCTTGTATGAGCCTTTTAAGGTGGTTTATAAGTAATGGAAAGTCAAAGGCATCTGGATGATCATAATTTATCTTTACTCTTTCTTCAAATGGGATATGTGAGTGGTCTTTATAGTAAGAATCCATATCCAGTATAAGTATGTCCTCTCCAACTTTCTCCTTTATCTTTAAGGCGACTGTTGTTTTCCCTGATCCTGATCCACCTGCAATACCGATAAGTATATTTTTCTTCATGGCATCACCTTTCTTATATTTTTTAAATGCTCTTCATATGTTCTTGCAAAAAGATGAGTTCCATCTCCCTTTGCCACAAAGTAGAGGAAGTCTGTTTTAGCTGGATGTATTACAGCTTCTATAGATTTAACAGATGGATTACATATGGGCGTTGGGGGAAGTCCTCTATATTTATATGTATTATAAGGAGAGTCAATCTCAAGCTCTTTGGATGTGAGAGTATATCCTGCATCAGGTAAAACATACTTCAATGTTGGGTCTGCCTGAAGTTTCATTCCCAGTTTTAACCTGTTAATAAAAACCGATGCAATTATTTTTCTCTCCTCATCCACCTGGGCTTCCTTTTCCACAATTGATGCAAGTATAAGAACCTCATAATTTGAAAGATCTCCTTTGTATTCATTAAAGAGCGGATTACACTTTGATTTAAAATTCTCAAGCATCATCTTTATATCCTTTTCCGTCTTTTCCCTTTCAAAGAAATAGGTGTCAGGATATAAAAATCCCTCAAGACTATCTGCATCATCAAAGATGTAGTTTTTATACTTATCTATATTTGATACCTCTCTCTCAAAATCTTCCTTTGAGCATATCCTGTTCCTGATAAAAATCTCCTCAATCTCCTTTAAAGTGTAACCTTCAGGTATTGTTACCTTCACATAAGGAGGGATTCCCCCCTCTGTGAATTTTAGTAACACTTCTCTTAAATCCATTTTTTTATCAAAGGTATATATACCAGATTTTAAATTTTTATCAATTTTATAGTATTTTGAGAGAAGGATAAATAGAGTTTTGTTTTTTATCAGATTGTTCTTATAGGCAATTTCTGCTATCTGCTGAACTGTGGAATCACAAGGTATGGTTACCTTTGTGGGTTTAAAATTTTTTGGAGGTAACATCTCATCATAGGTATAAAAACATGCTGCAAAAATTAAAACTAAAGCAAAAATAACAAATAGAAAAATCTTTAAGCTCTTCACCTCATTCTCTCCAGATAGGTATTCAAAATTATTATAGCAGAAGATGTGTCGTCATCTAAGGTTTTTTTTCTTGCTTTCCTCACCTTATTATTTTTGGACTTAAAAATGGGAGTATTTGCTATCTTGGTTGTAAACCTTTCATCCACAAGTTCAACTCTTATTTTAAGTGTAGCCTCAAGTTTCCCTTTCACTTTTAGAATCTTCTCTGCCTGTTTCCCAATCTCTCCAGATAAACTCAAAGGAAAACCAAGTACTATTAATTCTACATTAAATCTTTCAACTATTTCCTTTAGTTTTTCTATCTTCTCTTTCTCCTCTCCATAGAAGACACCAATGCCTCTTGCAATAATGTTCATTGGATCCGATATGGCAACTCCCATCTTCTTGTCTCCCCAATCAACTCCAAGGATTCTCAATGAACCACCTCTGTAATAATTATGCGGCAATTCTTCTCTCTAATTCTTTTTTAAGAATTTCTTCTATGCCCTTTGAATTATCAGCTCTCCCCCGTGCACTGCTATCCTTTCCTCCTCCCTTTACACCTATAGAGCTTTTAAGATAGTCCATAAGGTTTTTTGCTGTAATTTTCTCCTTTATGGAATCTGAAACAAAGATACTTATGTTCTTTTCTTCCTTCCCTGAAACTACGAGTAGGACAAAGTCCCTTAATTTATTTTTAATCTCGTCAAACAATATATAGGAATCGTCTGGGTTAATGAACTTATCTCTTACAGTAATGAAACTTATGTTTGAGATTTTTTCTGCCTTTGATACTCTCTCCCTCGCTATTATACTTAGAAGTCTCCTCTTAAGCTCCAGATATTCTCTATCTTTTTCCTTTAATTTCTGTTTTATTTCTTCAATTCTTTCAACTACAATCTCATTGGGAACTCCAAGAACTTGTGATATTTCCTTTTCCCTTTCTTCAAGTTCCCTCATGTAGTTAAAAGCTTTCTTTCCTGTATAGGCTTCAACTCTTCTTAAATTTGAGCCAATACCCCTTTCAGATACTATCTTAAAAATTCCTATTTCTATTGTATTGGATACATGGGTACCGCCACAAAATTCTTTAGTCAATCCCTCCACAGAAACTACTCTTACCCTTTTTCCATACTTTTCTCCAAAAAGTGCAACTGCTCCTTCCTTTTTTGCCTCTTCAATATCCTTTATCTCCCAATTTACAGGTATTTCTTTATAAATGGCATCAAGCACCATATCTTCTATTTTCTTTATCTCTTCATACTCTAATGGAGAAAAGTGGGAAAAGTCAAATCTTAGATAATCTTCATCAACAAGAGAACCTTTCTGTAGAGCGTGCTCTCCCAGAACTTCTCTGAGAGCCTTATGCAGTAGATGTGTTGCTGTATGTGCTCTTTGGATACCCTTCCTTCTATCATAATCTACTTCAGCAACCACATCTGAATTAACAGTTACAGAACCTTTGTTCACTCTTACAAGGTGAATAATGAAATTCTCAACAGGATGTTTCGTATCTATAACCTTAAGCTCAAAATTGTCTCCATACATTCTTCCTCTATCTCCCACCTGTCCACCCTTCTCGCCATAAAATGGTGTTTTATCAAGTATAACGATTCCCTCTTCTCCAGCTTTCAATTCCTTTACAGGCTCTCCATTCTTTAAAAGATAAATAACCTTTGATTTCTGAGAGAGTGTGGTATAACCTGTAAATTTTGTTTCTCCAAGTGTTTCCTTAAGTTTTATGTAATTTAAATCCATTGAGAAAACACCGCTTTCTTTTTGAACCATCCTACTTTTCTCCCTTGAGTCTTTAAGCGCTTCCTCAAACTCCTTTTTGTTGAATGTTAGATTGTATCCAGAGAGTATATCCTCGGCAAGTTCCTTTGGAAATCCATAGGTATCATAGAGGAAAAATATATCTCTTCCTGAAACAAACTTCTCTTTTCTGGACAGAGTTTTTTCAATGATATGATTTAGATAATCAAGTCCTCTACTCAATGTGTTTATAAAACCCTTTTCCTCAGAGATAAGCACCTTCTCAATAATTTCCTTTTTCTCCTTTATAATAGGGTAAACATCTCCCAAGGAGTCCACAACTGATGGGTATATTTTGAACAGGAAAGGTTCCCTTAATCCAAGACTCCATCCAGAAGAAAAGCTTCTTCTGATAAGTCTCCTTAAGACATATCCCCTCCCCTCATTGGAAGGAAATAGACCTTCAGATATCAAGAATGTTATCGCTCTTATGTGATCTGCAATAACTCTAAAAGGATAAATATTTTCTTTGTATTCTTTGCCTGTGACTCTTTCTATTTTTTCTATAATTCCAGAAAATAGATCTGTTTCGAAGTTACTTCTCTTTCCCTCAAGCACCATGGTTATTCTCTCAAGCCCCATTCCTGTATCTATATTTTTACGAGGTAATGGGTTGAGGGTTCCATCCTTCTTTCTATCAAATTGAGTGAAGACAAGATTCCATATTTCAAGGAATCTATCACAATCAGATGCTGGTCCAAGTTCGGCTTTCTCACATGGGAAATCTTCTCCAAGGTCAAAATAAATCTCTGAATCAGGACCACAAGGTCCCTCTTCTCCCATCTGCCAGAAGTTATCCTCAAGTTTTACAATTCTATCTTCAGGAATTCCAACTTTCCTCCACAAATTATAGGCTTCTTCATCATCAGGATAAACTGAAATCCATAACCTCTCCTTAGGTAATCCATAAACCTTAGTGACAAGTTCATATGCCCATGGGATTGCATCCTCTTTAAAGTAGTCACCAATGGAAAAATTGCCAAGCATCTCAAAAAAGGTGTGGTGTCTTATTGTTTTTCCCACCTGTTCAATGTCATTTGTTCTTATACATGCCTGACATGTGGTTATTCTTGGTTTTGGAGGTTTTTCCTCTCCTAAAAAATAGGATTTTAGAGGAACCATTCCTGCTGCTGTAAATAGAAGTGTTGGATCCTTTGGTATCAAAGAAAATGATGGGAGTCTCAAGTGACCCCTATCTTCAAAAAACCTCAAGAACTCTTCTCTTATCTCTTTTGATGTCTTAATCATTTACCTCCTTTTTTAAAGATATTATAGCATAAGTGTTTTTATATGTTATAATCTTTCTTGAAATAATCTAAAGAATTAAATTACGGAGAGGAGTTATGGAAAAGATTAAAAAGGAAGAGTTTGAAAAATGGGAGATTATTAAGGATTTAGTTGATCAACTCATTGATTTAATGTTAAATTACAGACAGAGTGGTCATCCAGGGGGATCGAGGTCTAAAGTTCATTTAACAGTATCAACACTTCTTTCTGGTTTTGCAAG from Caldisericia bacterium includes these protein-coding regions:
- the mltG gene encoding endolytic transglycosylase MltG, which produces MKSLKIFLFVIFALVLIFAACFYTYDEMLPPKNFKPTKVTIPCDSTVQQIAEIAYKNNLIKNKTLFILLSKYYKIDKNLKSGIYTFDKKMDLREVLLKFTEGGIPPYVKVTIPEGYTLKEIEEIFIRNRICSKEDFEREVSNIDKYKNYIFDDADSLEGFLYPDTYFFEREKTEKDIKMMLENFKSKCNPLFNEYKGDLSNYEVLILASIVEKEAQVDEERKIIASVFINRLKLGMKLQADPTLKYVLPDAGYTLTSKELEIDSPYNTYKYRGLPPTPICNPSVKSIEAVIHPAKTDFLYFVAKGDGTHLFARTYEEHLKNIRKVMP
- the ruvX gene encoding Holliday junction resolvase RuvX, with translation MPHNYYRGGSLRILGVDWGDKKMGVAISDPMNIIARGIGVFYGEEKEKIEKLKEIVERFNVELIVLGFPLSLSGEIGKQAEKILKVKGKLEATLKIRVELVDERFTTKIANTPIFKSKNNKVRKARKKTLDDDTSSAIIILNTYLERMR
- the alaS gene encoding alanine--tRNA ligase, which gives rise to MIKTSKEIREEFLRFFEDRGHLRLPSFSLIPKDPTLLFTAAGMVPLKSYFLGEEKPPKPRITTCQACIRTNDIEQVGKTIRHHTFFEMLGNFSIGDYFKEDAIPWAYELVTKVYGLPKERLWISVYPDDEEAYNLWRKVGIPEDRIVKLEDNFWQMGEEGPCGPDSEIYFDLGEDFPCEKAELGPASDCDRFLEIWNLVFTQFDRKKDGTLNPLPRKNIDTGMGLERITMVLEGKRSNFETDLFSGIIEKIERVTGKEYKENIYPFRVIADHIRAITFLISEGLFPSNEGRGYVLRRLIRRSFSSGWSLGLREPFLFKIYPSVVDSLGDVYPIIKEKKEIIEKVLISEEKGFINTLSRGLDYLNHIIEKTLSRKEKFVSGRDIFFLYDTYGFPKELAEDILSGYNLTFNKKEFEEALKDSREKSRMVQKESGVFSMDLNYIKLKETLGETKFTGYTTLSQKSKVIYLLKNGEPVKELKAGEEGIVILDKTPFYGEKGGQVGDRGRMYGDNFELKVIDTKHPVENFIIHLVRVNKGSVTVNSDVVAEVDYDRRKGIQRAHTATHLLHKALREVLGEHALQKGSLVDEDYLRFDFSHFSPLEYEEIKKIEDMVLDAIYKEIPVNWEIKDIEEAKKEGAVALFGEKYGKRVRVVSVEGLTKEFCGGTHVSNTIEIGIFKIVSERGIGSNLRRVEAYTGKKAFNYMRELEEREKEISQVLGVPNEIVVERIEEIKQKLKEKDREYLELKRRLLSIIARERVSKAEKISNISFITVRDKFINPDDSYILFDEIKNKLRDFVLLVVSGKEEKNISIFVSDSIKEKITAKNLMDYLKSSIGVKGGGKDSSARGRADNSKGIEEILKKELERRIAA